Part of the Neisseria leonii genome is shown below.
AACCGCTTCAACCATATCTTGGTGGACGAATTTCAAGATACCAACAAACTGCAATATGCGTGGCTCAAACTAATGGCGGGCGATACGGCCGCCGTGTTTGCCGTGGGCGACGACGACCAGTCGATTTACCGCTTCCGCGGTGCGCACGTCGGCAATATGACCGCCCTGATGCGCGAATTCGGTATCGAAGCACCGATTAAACTGGAACAGAACTACCGTTCAGACGGCCATATCCTGATCGCCGCCAACGCCGTGATTGCCCACAATGCCGACCGTTTGGGCAAAAACCTGCGCACCGATGCCGACAAGGGCGACAAAATCCGTTTCTACACCGCGCCGACGGATTTCGACGAAGCGCGCTTTATTGTCGAAGAAGCGCAGATGCTGCACCGTGAAGGCCGCCCGCTCGACCAAATCGCCGTGCTGTACCGCAGCAACGCCCAATCGCGCATCATCGAGCAGGCACTGTTTGCCGCCGCCGTTCCCTATAAAATCTACGGCGGCCTGCGCTTTTACGAACGGCAGGAAATCAAACACGCGCTGGCTTATCTGCGGCTGGCCGTCAATCCCGACGACGACAACGCGCTGCTGCGCGTGATTAATGTTCCCCCGCGCGGTATCGGCACCCGCACCGTGGAAAACATTCAGGCCGCTGCCGCAGAGCAGGGCGTTTCACTGTGGCAGGCGGCCTGCGGCATGGGCGCGAAAGCCGCCAAAGTCGCCGCGTTTGTGCGCCTGATTGACGGTTTGCGCGAACAGGCACCGAATGTGCCGCTGGCGGAAATGGTGTCGGCGGCCACCCGCGACAGCGGCCTGATCGAATACTATCAAAACCAGAAAGGCGACCATCAGGACCGTCTCGACAATCTGGACGAACTCATCAATGCCGCTGTGGCGTTCAGGCCGTCTGAAAGCAATTTTGAAATTTTGCCCGAAAATGCGGCGGAACACCCGCTGTTTCCCGTTCTGGCATTTTTAAGTGCCGCCGCGCTTGAATCCGGAGAAAATCAGGCCGCGACAGGCGAAGCGGTGCAATTGATGACCGTCCACGCGGCCAAGGGATTGGAATTTGAGGCCGTTTTCCTCACCGGTATGGAAGAGGGGCTGTTTCCCAGCGAATACAGTTTGGCCGAACGCGGCGGCCTCGAAGAAGAACGCCGTCTGATGTATGTGGCCATTACCCGCGCCCGCAAACGGCTCTATATCAGTACGGCACAACAGCGGCTCTTGCACGGCCAAACCCATTTCGGCGTGGTATCGCGGTTTGTCGAAGAAATTCCCGAAGAAGTGCTGCACCGCCTGTCGCCCGCATCTCAGTTTTCCGCTAATTTTGCCGCCCCGCCCAAGGCCAAACCGCGCCCGGCGGTTACTGTTGCCGCAACACAGCAGTACGGCGGCTTCCGTATCGGACAGAACGTGCGCCATGCCAAATTCGGTACGGGTGTGATTATTGATGCGCTGGACAAAGGCGGCACGGCGCGGCTGACCATCAATTTCGGCAAACAGGGCATCAAAGATTTGGACACCCGGTTCGCCCAATTAGAGGCCGTCTGAAAACGAGCGAAGCGGGTTTCTGTGAAGCTAAAACGCGCAACGCGAGTTGCAGTAAAGCTAAAACGCGCGAAGCAGGTTTTTTGCGAAGCGGAAACGGACCGGTGGGTTTGTGCGGAACGGGAAAGACCGAAGCGGATTCCGCCGCTGCAACGGCAAACAGCGCAAACAGAATCCCGACGCTGACGGCAAGACCATTTCCAACCCGACAGGAGCAAGCCATGTCTCATATTGCCACCGTCCGCTACTGCGGCAGTCTGCACAACGATTTGACCCATTCGGCCAGCGGCAGCACCATCAGCACCGACGCGCCCGTCGATAATCAGGGCAAAGGCGAAGCCTTTTCGCCTACCGATTTATTATCCGCCTCACTGGCAGCCTGTGCGATGACGATTATGGGCATCAAGGCTGCCGGTTTGGGCGTGGAGCTGACCGGCGCGCGTGCCGAAGTAGCGAAAGAAATGGCGGCCGATCCGCGCCGCGTGGCCGCCGTGCGCATCGATTTCTTCCTGAGCCGCGATTTGGACGAACGCAGCCGCCGCATTTTGGAGGCTGCCGCCCATACCTGCCCCGTTGCCCAAAGCCTGCACCCCGATGTGGTCCAGCAGTTCCGTTTCCACTACGAATGACACCGGTATCCGCAAATGAAAAACGCCCGATTGGTCGGGCGTTTTTTGGTCCGATGCCTAAGCGGCGGTGCGCGCCAGGACTTCTTGTGCCAATGCCTGATAGGCCAGCGCGCCTTTGGATTTGGCATCGTAAACCAACGCGGGCATACCGTGGCTGGGGGCTTCGGCCAGCCGCACGTTGCGCGGAATGGCGGTATCGAATATTTGGCGGCCGAAATGCTGTTGCAGCTGGGCGTTTACTTCCAGCACCAAACGGCTGCGGCTGTCGTACATGGTGCGCACAATGCCCAGAATATCGACTTGCGGATTGATGGCCTGACGCACTTTGCGCAGCGTGGCCACCAAATCCGAAATGCCTTCAAGCGCATAATATTCGCACACCATCGGTACAATCACATGGCGCGCGGCCACCAGACCGTTGAGCGTGAGCAGGGTCAGCGTGGGCGGGCAGTCGATTAAAATGTAGTCGTAATCGCCGGCCACTTCGGCCAGCGCGTTTTTCAGGCGCATCTCGCGCGCCAGCTCCTGCACCAGCTCCACTTCCGCACCGGCCAGCGCACGGTTGGCACCCAGCACGGCATAACCGCCCTGCGGGCTGGCTACGGCCGCATCGCGCACGGCCGCATCGCCGAGCAGCACTTGATACACCCCCGACTTGATGGTGTTTTTATCGACACCGCTGCCCGTAGTGGCATTGCCCTGCGGATCCAGATCCGCCACCAGCACACGCTTGCCCGCCTGTGCCAGCGACGCAGCCAGATTGACGGCGGTCGTGGTTTTGCCGACCCCGCCTTTTTGATTGGCAACCGCGATAATGTGTGCGCTCATAATGCCTGCCGCAAGAAAATCAAAGACAGCGGATTGTACCGCCATTCACGCTGTTTGGGTATGGCGCGGGAAGAGTCAGGCCGTCTGAAAACTTTCAGACAGTCAATATGGCAGGTTTTGTTTCTCAATGAAATTGCCCAGCACATCGGGGGCATACCATTCCAATGCCCGGC
Proteins encoded:
- a CDS encoding OsmC family protein; the encoded protein is MSHIATVRYCGSLHNDLTHSASGSTISTDAPVDNQGKGEAFSPTDLLSASLAACAMTIMGIKAAGLGVELTGARAEVAKEMAADPRRVAAVRIDFFLSRDLDERSRRILEAAAHTCPVAQSLHPDVVQQFRFHYE
- a CDS encoding ParA family protein; the protein is MSAHIIAVANQKGGVGKTTTAVNLAASLAQAGKRVLVADLDPQGNATTGSGVDKNTIKSGVYQVLLGDAAVRDAAVASPQGGYAVLGANRALAGAEVELVQELAREMRLKNALAEVAGDYDYILIDCPPTLTLLTLNGLVAARHVIVPMVCEYYALEGISDLVATLRKVRQAINPQVDILGIVRTMYDSRSRLVLEVNAQLQQHFGRQIFDTAIPRNVRLAEAPSHGMPALVYDAKSKGALAYQALAQEVLARTAA
- a CDS encoding UvrD-helicase domain-containing protein, encoding MFAESAPASLLEGLNPEQLAAVTWPPQSALVLAGAGSGKTRVLTTRIAWLLQSGQAGVHSILAVTFTNKAAKEMQTRLGVMIPVNVRAMWLGTFHGLCHRFLRLHHKAAGLPSSFQILDSSDQLSLIKRLLKQLNIAEEVIAPRALQGFINAQKENGLRAGQLTAPDPHTRHLIECYAAYDQTCMREGVVDFAELMLRSYEMLQADETLRRHYQNRFNHILVDEFQDTNKLQYAWLKLMAGDTAAVFAVGDDDQSIYRFRGAHVGNMTALMREFGIEAPIKLEQNYRSDGHILIAANAVIAHNADRLGKNLRTDADKGDKIRFYTAPTDFDEARFIVEEAQMLHREGRPLDQIAVLYRSNAQSRIIEQALFAAAVPYKIYGGLRFYERQEIKHALAYLRLAVNPDDDNALLRVINVPPRGIGTRTVENIQAAAAEQGVSLWQAACGMGAKAAKVAAFVRLIDGLREQAPNVPLAEMVSAATRDSGLIEYYQNQKGDHQDRLDNLDELINAAVAFRPSESNFEILPENAAEHPLFPVLAFLSAAALESGENQAATGEAVQLMTVHAAKGLEFEAVFLTGMEEGLFPSEYSLAERGGLEEERRLMYVAITRARKRLYISTAQQRLLHGQTHFGVVSRFVEEIPEEVLHRLSPASQFSANFAAPPKAKPRPAVTVAATQQYGGFRIGQNVRHAKFGTGVIIDALDKGGTARLTINFGKQGIKDLDTRFAQLEAV